The following are encoded together in the Salinibacter grassmerensis genome:
- the pdhA gene encoding pyruvate dehydrogenase (acetyl-transferring) E1 component subunit alpha produces MADHTSAPDSNSGSNGSLNGGADFPEGFPHASRLKEAGVTSLADLQNVESLEDLSGIGPAYAQDIQSALEGSGTGASNGENANGTSTEAATTEKRPSPLSEDESEMSGDGAATQQTIDIPEGPIEETITYETYPADTYGHDELGIADDEVVDLLRDMLLQRRFENRCRQMYQRQKISGFLHLYIGQEAVSTGSVNAIELGDDSVITAYRDHGMGLAMGITPEEAMAELFGKETGSSKGKGGSMHFFDAEKKMMGGHAIVGAHLPLGAGLAFAHKYRDEDNVCLCFFGDGAMHQGAFREACNLAGIYELPIVFVCENNQYAMGTAVDRAFSKPDLFKHGYNFDFPASLASGMDVFSVNKAVQDHVENYARNDQPSLLEVRTYRYQGHSITDPAEYRGEGELDQRQSQDAINRLQDYILERGLATEADMETIDEEVKQRVKDAIDAANEAPFPDEEAIYDDIYTQEDYPFIA; encoded by the coding sequence ATGGCTGACCACACCTCGGCCCCTGATTCCAATTCCGGTTCGAATGGAAGCCTCAACGGCGGCGCCGATTTCCCAGAGGGGTTCCCCCACGCGTCTCGATTGAAGGAGGCCGGCGTCACGAGCCTGGCCGACCTGCAAAACGTGGAATCGCTGGAAGATCTGTCCGGCATCGGCCCGGCCTACGCACAAGATATCCAGAGCGCCCTGGAGGGATCCGGCACGGGCGCCTCGAACGGAGAAAATGCCAACGGCACCTCGACCGAGGCCGCGACCACCGAGAAGCGCCCGAGCCCCCTCTCGGAAGACGAATCCGAGATGTCCGGGGACGGGGCGGCCACGCAGCAGACCATTGACATTCCCGAGGGGCCGATCGAGGAAACGATCACCTACGAGACCTATCCCGCCGACACGTACGGGCACGATGAGCTCGGCATTGCCGACGACGAGGTGGTCGACCTGCTCCGCGACATGCTGCTGCAGCGACGCTTCGAGAACCGGTGCCGCCAGATGTACCAGCGGCAGAAGATCTCCGGCTTCCTGCACCTCTACATTGGGCAGGAAGCAGTCTCGACCGGCAGCGTCAACGCCATCGAGCTCGGGGACGACTCGGTCATCACGGCGTACCGTGACCACGGCATGGGACTGGCAATGGGCATCACGCCGGAGGAGGCGATGGCGGAATTGTTTGGGAAAGAGACGGGCTCCTCCAAGGGCAAGGGCGGATCGATGCACTTCTTTGACGCCGAGAAGAAGATGATGGGGGGGCACGCCATCGTGGGGGCCCACCTGCCGCTTGGTGCGGGCCTCGCCTTCGCGCACAAGTATCGGGACGAGGACAACGTTTGCCTGTGCTTCTTCGGCGACGGGGCGATGCACCAGGGGGCGTTCCGCGAGGCGTGCAACCTGGCCGGCATCTACGAACTGCCCATCGTCTTTGTCTGCGAAAACAACCAGTACGCGATGGGCACGGCGGTGGACCGCGCCTTCAGCAAGCCCGACCTCTTCAAGCACGGCTACAACTTCGACTTCCCCGCGTCCCTGGCCAGCGGCATGGACGTGTTCAGCGTCAACAAGGCCGTGCAGGACCACGTGGAGAACTACGCCCGCAACGATCAGCCGTCGCTCCTTGAGGTGCGCACGTACCGCTATCAGGGCCACTCCATCACCGACCCGGCCGAATACCGGGGGGAGGGCGAGCTCGACCAGCGCCAGAGCCAGGACGCCATCAATCGCCTCCAGGACTACATCCTCGAACGGGGCCTGGCCACCGAGGCCGACATGGAGACGATCGACGAGGAGGTGAAGCAGCGGGTCAAGGACGCCATCGACGCGGCGAACGAGGCGCCCTTCCCGGACGAGGAGGCCATCTACGACGACATCTATACGCAGGAGGACTACCCCTTCATCGCTTAG